A genomic window from Triticum urartu cultivar G1812 chromosome 7, Tu2.1, whole genome shotgun sequence includes:
- the LOC125523638 gene encoding uncharacterized protein LOC125523638, with protein MKDVIRGLCGEDSAARRGSGGGCPAVVPRAGRMDDARRGVYGGDGFCRSGAGEDRKARRQGEYAMHSAAFILHLLLKRALASGAGGGAAVLALAHPYSHDDRVLRKMVSAPAAHPHFLGSRAILADHAAAVTLFGHPRGRLSLAIYEDMRAPPAFLIELPMLAAGLHRGDGHGTLKLVLGSDTRSARRPLLSNDEWHVLRLLRGVSMSAGVLPPPPPADGSNFPDGIILPCLIRIEEC; from the coding sequence ATGAAGGACGTTATACGGGGCTTGTGCGGCGAAGACAGCGCGGCGAGGCGAGGCAGTGGCGGTGGTTGTCCGGCCGTCGTGCCTCGCGCGGGGAGGATGGACGACGCTCGCCGGGGCGTGTACGGCGGAGACGGCTTCTGCCGAAGTGGAGCAGGAGAGGACCGGAAGGCAAGGAGGCAGGGTGAGTATGCTATGCACAGCGCCGCCTTcatcctccacctcctcctaaAGCGTGCGCTCGCCTCGGGCGCTGGCGGTGGCGCGGCGGTGCTCGCCCTCGCGCACCCGTACTCGCACGACGACCGCGTCCTCCGCAAGATGGTAAGCGCCCCGGCCGCTCACCCGCATTTCCTCGGCAGCAGGGCCATCCTTGCGGACcacgcggcggcggtgacgctcTTCGGGCACCCCCGCGGCCGGCTGAGCCTGGCCATCTATGAGGACATGCGGGCGCCACCGGCGTTCCTGATCGAGCTGCCCATGCTCGCGGCCGGGCTGCATAGGGGGGATGGCCACGGGACCTTGAAGCTGGTGCTGGGGAGCGACACCCGCAGCGCGCGGCGACCACTCCTGTCCAACGACGAGTGGCACGTGCTGCGGCTGCTGCGCGGCGTCTCCATGAGCGCCGGggtgctgccgccgccgccgcctgctgaCGGCTCCAATTTCCCCGACGGCATCATACTCCCGTGTCTGATTAGGATTGAAGAGTGCTGA